One genomic region from Campylobacter sp. RM5004 encodes:
- a CDS encoding polyprenyl synthetase family protein, translating to MERIDFYINEFIKELKHPSIYEYLAKVNHGKRLRSKLILKIAGVSEDAYKLCAVIECIHLASLMHDDVIDEALTRRNAPSINAIYGDKTAIMLGDILYSIAFYNLCSFKSEIAACVGRAVALLSSGELLDVELGESFNEDESKYYEMIYKKTSSLIEASAYAAALLADYSNANDYKEFGKNLGIAFQIVDDILDITQDEATLGKPNLNDYKEGKVTLPYILLDRVLQGDDKARLRSYFCKSLNKDEQDWIKEKFLKYDLINKSIEVAKDYGEKALNYASNDELKDIVKKMIFREF from the coding sequence ATGGAAAGAATTGATTTTTATATAAATGAGTTTATAAAAGAGTTAAAACATCCTAGTATTTACGAATATTTAGCCAAGGTAAATCATGGTAAAAGGCTTCGCTCAAAACTTATTTTAAAAATAGCAGGAGTTAGCGAAGATGCTTATAAATTATGTGCTGTGATTGAATGTATTCATCTAGCTTCACTAATGCACGATGATGTAATTGATGAAGCACTTACGAGAAGAAATGCTCCAAGCATAAATGCTATATATGGCGATAAAACTGCAATTATGTTAGGTGATATTTTATATTCAATTGCCTTTTATAATTTATGCTCATTTAAAAGCGAAATAGCAGCTTGTGTTGGTCGTGCTGTTGCATTGCTTAGTAGTGGGGAATTGCTTGATGTTGAATTAGGTGAGAGTTTTAATGAAGATGAAAGTAAGTATTATGAAATGATTTACAAAAAAACTTCTTCATTAATAGAAGCAAGTGCTTATGCTGCAGCACTTTTGGCTGATTATTCTAATGCAAATGATTATAAAGAATTTGGTAAAAATCTAGGAATTGCTTTTCAAATTGTTGATGATATTTTAGACATTACTCAAGATGAAGCAACTTTAGGTAAGCCAAATCTAAACGATTATAAAGAAGGCAAAGTTACCTTGCCATATATTTTACTTGATAGGGTTTTACAAGGCGATGATAAAGCAAGGCTTAGATCTTATTTTTGCAAAAGCTTAAATAAAGATGAGCAAGACTGGATAAAAGAAAAATTCTTAAAATACGACTTAATAAACAAAAGTATAGAAGTAGCTAAAGATTACGGCGAAAAAGCATTAAATTATGCTAGCAATGATGAATTAAAAGACATTGTTAAAAAAATGATTTTTAGGGAGTTTTGA
- the hemA gene encoding glutamyl-tRNA reductase, with amino-acid sequence MHYFSVSFTHKNTSIEVRERLALSDEFKKNELYRLILANEFIDECVILSTCNRIEIMCYVESGVGVYEYIIKCLCLICKIDEQLIKNSPDIYEDSGFIHHLFSVASSLDSLVIGETQITGQLKQAMQSTENNPNLEVAINYAFKCAAMVRNKTKISKNSVSVSSVAVAKARELMDLKDKKIVLIGSGLMIELAAKHLLNHTKGNISIISRTKENALKLANELGLNCLDYEDLIPILNSNEVFFCATSANEPIITKDLIKEVDFKRYFFDIAVPRDIELDNSNLIEVYSVDSLNEIVKKNMQFKDEEAKIAFSVVAKMVNEFYKDLNVIQVTPIIKAMRFRAQDIINKELNIAIKKGYLKNSNNEEALKFAKQVMKSYLHDITIRLKNIDEVGLETESLNYIFDVKEN; translated from the coding sequence ATGCATTATTTTAGCGTTAGCTTTACTCATAAAAATACGAGCATAGAAGTAAGAGAAAGGCTAGCATTAAGCGATGAATTTAAAAAAAATGAGCTTTATAGATTAATTTTAGCTAATGAATTTATAGATGAATGCGTAATTTTAAGCACCTGTAATAGAATTGAGATAATGTGCTATGTTGAAAGTGGGGTAGGTGTTTATGAGTATATAATCAAATGCCTTTGCTTAATTTGTAAAATTGATGAGCAACTTATTAAAAATTCGCCTGATATTTATGAAGATAGTGGATTTATTCATCATTTATTTAGTGTAGCAAGTTCTCTTGATAGTCTTGTAATAGGAGAAACCCAAATTACAGGTCAGTTAAAACAAGCAATGCAAAGTACTGAAAATAATCCTAATCTTGAAGTGGCTATTAATTACGCATTTAAATGTGCTGCAATGGTAAGAAACAAAACAAAGATTTCAAAAAACTCAGTATCAGTTAGCTCGGTTGCAGTTGCAAAAGCTAGAGAATTAATGGATTTAAAAGATAAAAAAATCGTATTAATCGGAAGTGGCTTGATGATAGAACTTGCTGCAAAACATCTTTTAAATCATACAAAAGGAAATATTTCAATAATTTCAAGAACTAAAGAAAATGCTTTAAAATTAGCTAATGAATTAGGACTTAATTGCTTAGATTATGAAGATTTAATTCCTATTTTAAATTCCAATGAAGTTTTCTTTTGTGCTACAAGCGCAAATGAGCCGATAATTACTAAGGATTTAATAAAAGAAGTTGATTTTAAAAGATATTTCTTTGATATTGCAGTGCCAAGAGATATTGAGCTTGATAATTCTAATTTAATAGAAGTTTATAGCGTTGATAGCCTAAATGAAATAGTTAAGAAAAATATGCAATTTAAAGATGAAGAAGCAAAAATTGCATTTAGCGTAGTAGCAAAAATGGTGAATGAATTTTACAAGGATTTAAATGTAATTCAAGTAACTCCTATTATAAAAGCTATGAGATTTAGAGCGCAAGATATAATCAATAAAGAATTAAATATAGCGATAAAAAAGGGCTATTTAAAAAATAGCAATAATGAAGAAGCCTTAAAATTTGCAAAGCAAGTTATGAAGTCTTACTTGCACGATATTACGATAAGACTTAAAAATATTGATGAAGTAGGTTTAGAAACCGAAAGCCTAAATTATATATTTGATGTAAAGGAAAACTAA
- a CDS encoding proline--tRNA ligase, with protein sequence MKFSKLYAPTSKEAPRDAVLKSHILLSRAAYIEQLGSGLYSYLPLGLEVLENIKNVVIKHMKNAGANYLNLSFVCPLSYWDESGRSAKFGKELLRFKDRKENDFILSPTAEEAIVALVRGKITSYKQLPINLFQIQTKFRDEARPRFGLFRAREFIMKDAYSFHDSYESLEDEFLNMQEAYCKIFDELGLNYAIVEADSGAIGGSGSREFMVISPSGEDDLALCECGYCANIETAKRAKRTFSKEIEADFAKFHTPNVKTIEELANFFKCKEHNFIKAIVKKAIYVDKEELIAYFIRGCDELNETKALNAANALDLVDASEEELIKANLVPGFIGLKDCPIRFFIDSELKDESNLICGANELDYHYVGFKVTSFLDERYYDLSLVKENDECHVCKKPLKLTKGIEVGHIFKLGDKYSAAMNATYLDNNGKAKPFIMGCYGIGISRLLAVIAECSNDENGLIFSKNIAPYDLEIVISDIKNEEQVKFANELYEYCLANNIKVLLDDRNERFGVKMSDYELIGIPSAVVIGKKLSENLVEFRTRANLEKCEININDIKAHLKTI encoded by the coding sequence ATGAAATTTTCAAAATTATACGCACCAACAAGCAAAGAAGCACCAAGAGATGCCGTTTTAAAAAGCCATATCTTACTTAGTAGAGCCGCATATATTGAACAACTTGGCTCAGGTCTTTATAGTTATTTACCATTAGGACTTGAAGTGCTAGAAAATATAAAAAATGTGGTAATAAAGCATATGAAAAACGCAGGAGCAAATTATCTAAATCTTAGCTTTGTTTGTCCTTTAAGTTACTGGGATGAGAGTGGTAGAAGTGCTAAATTTGGTAAAGAATTATTAAGATTTAAAGATAGAAAAGAAAATGATTTTATCCTAAGCCCAACAGCAGAAGAAGCAATAGTTGCGCTTGTTCGTGGAAAAATTACAAGTTATAAGCAATTACCTATAAATCTATTTCAAATTCAAACAAAATTTAGAGATGAAGCAAGACCTAGATTTGGACTTTTTAGAGCTCGTGAGTTTATTATGAAAGATGCTTATAGTTTTCATGATTCTTACGAATCGCTTGAAGATGAGTTTTTAAATATGCAAGAAGCGTATTGTAAAATTTTTGATGAATTAGGATTAAATTACGCAATAGTAGAAGCTGATAGTGGAGCAATCGGCGGAAGTGGTTCAAGGGAATTTATGGTGATTAGTCCTAGTGGAGAAGATGATTTAGCGCTTTGTGAATGTGGATATTGTGCAAATATTGAAACAGCAAAAAGAGCAAAAAGAACTTTTAGTAAAGAAATTGAAGCTGATTTTGCTAAATTTCATACACCAAATGTAAAAACCATTGAAGAATTAGCGAATTTTTTTAAATGCAAAGAGCATAATTTCATAAAAGCTATTGTAAAAAAAGCAATTTATGTTGATAAAGAAGAATTAATCGCATATTTTATAAGAGGTTGCGATGAATTAAACGAAACTAAGGCTTTAAATGCTGCTAATGCACTTGATTTAGTAGATGCAAGTGAAGAAGAATTAATTAAGGCTAATTTAGTTCCAGGTTTTATAGGTCTTAAAGATTGTCCTATTAGATTTTTTATAGATAGTGAATTAAAAGATGAGAGTAATTTAATTTGCGGAGCTAATGAGCTTGATTATCATTATGTAGGATTTAAGGTTACTAGTTTTTTAGATGAGCGTTATTATGATTTAAGTTTAGTTAAAGAAAACGATGAATGCCATGTGTGTAAAAAGCCTTTAAAACTTACAAAAGGTATTGAAGTAGGCCATATTTTCAAGCTTGGGGATAAATATTCAGCTGCTATGAATGCGACTTATCTTGATAATAATGGAAAGGCAAAGCCATTTATAATGGGTTGCTATGGCATAGGAATTAGTAGGCTTTTAGCAGTTATTGCAGAGTGTAGTAATGATGAAAACGGACTAATCTTTAGTAAAAACATAGCGCCTTATGATTTAGAAATTGTAATTTCTGATATAAAAAATGAAGAGCAAGTAAAATTCGCTAATGAATTATATGAGTATTGCTTAGCGAATAATATTAAAGTTTTACTTGATGACAGAAACGAGCGTTTTGGTGTGAAGATGAGTGATTATGAGCTTATTGGCATTCCATCAGCTGTTGTGATCGGTAAGAAATTAAGCGAGAATTTAGTAGAATTTAGAACTAGAGCAAACTTAGAAAAATGTGAGATTAATATAAACGATATTAAAGCTCATTTAAAAACTATATAA
- a CDS encoding Fur family transcriptional regulator, with amino-acid sequence MKFLEILKERKLKATPQRISILRVLSKHEHPSIDELYEQIKLEYPAISLATVYKNLSTMIDEGLVVEIAIPNDKSKYDIYEYEHIHLVCNNCKSVFDLDKVKAGLDKYQESLQEKLEHSIDNIKITAFLSTCSNCK; translated from the coding sequence ATGAAGTTTTTAGAAATTTTAAAAGAAAGAAAATTAAAAGCAACACCGCAAAGAATAAGCATATTAAGAGTGTTGTCAAAACACGAACATCCTAGCATAGATGAATTATACGAACAAATAAAGCTAGAATATCCAGCGATTTCACTAGCTACTGTGTATAAAAATTTAAGCACAATGATTGATGAAGGTTTGGTTGTTGAAATAGCAATCCCTAATGATAAATCAAAATACGACATTTATGAATACGAACATATTCATTTAGTTTGTAATAATTGCAAAAGCGTATTTGATTTAGATAAGGTTAAAGCTGGGCTTGATAAGTATCAAGAAAGCTTACAAGAAAAGTTAGAGCATAGTATTGATAATATAAAAATTACTGCATTTTTAAGCACTTGTTCAAATTGCAAATAA